In the Candidatus Nanopelagicales bacterium genome, GACCTCAGAGTCGATATCTGGGAGGTCTTCTTCCTCATACGAGTTGGCCGGGGCACCGATCAGCTAGCCCTGAGCGCTGAACAGTGCGAGGACGTCGCGCATTTCCTCTATGACGCGGCGGCTTATGGCTTCATCGTGCGCACTGTCGAAGCCCCCCTCTTCAGGCGTGTGGTTACGTGGCGCAACTCCCCTGAAGCGCAAACCGTCGATGTGGCGGAACACTTCGGCCTGGGGTCGCTATACCGCTCGCTGAGCATGGATCTCATCACGCGCCTGGGCGATCCCGCCCGCGGACGGAAGGCGACCACTTCCGGGACGCGTGACGGCGACGGGATCCTGTTTGTGGGCCACGACGGGCAGGTACTCCCAGCTGGATTCCTACCCTTGCCCCTTGGGAACGTCCGCGAGCGCAGCGTCGTGGACATCTACCGCAACCATCCGGTGCTGCGCCGGATCAGGGCGGCGGAGTTCGCCGGCCGATGCGGTTCCTGCGAATTCCGCAGGGTGTGTGGCGGGTCGCGCTCCCGCGCGTTCGCGGAGACCGGCAATCCGCTGGGTGAGGATCCGGCATGTGTATACCAGCCACTCCCCGGACAACCCGCCACCTAACCCGAATGGGTAGCCTCCGCGGCTACGTTTCGCCGGTGAGGTTCGGCCTATCCTCACCAGGGCACTACGCGGTGAGTATCCGGCGCGCGGACTTCACGTCCCAGGCGATCGCCGCCTTTAGCTCGGTGACCGAGTCGAACTTCCGCATTGGCCGCAGGTGCTCAATGAAGTCCACCGCCACGTACTTGCCTGCGAGTCCGAGATCCGCCCGGTCCAGGGCGTGTGCCTCGACGCGTCGGGCCGCGCCGCCGAAGGTAACGTTCGCCCCGACACTTACCGCCGCCGCGTGGCGCCTCGGCTCTCCGTATGGGTCCACAACGAGCCATGCCGCGTAGACGCCATCGTGCGGCACCGAACTGCTCTCGTGCACGGCGACGTTCGCGGTTGGGAACCCCAGCGACTTGCCGCGGCCGTCACCGGGAACGACCATTCCTTCCACGCGGTGAGGTCGAGCCAGCCCGACGGATGCTTCGGCAACATCCCCGCGCATCACCAGCGCCCGGATTGCCGTGGACGACCAGACGCTCCCTGACTCGTCAGCGGCCAAGCCGACGGAATCGACGCTGAATCCATCCATCTCACCCTGCTCGGTCAGCACAGCGACGTCGCCGACAGCCATGTGGCCGAACCTGAAGTTGGACCCGACGACGACGAGCTTGGCCGACAGCTGCCCGGTCAGGTACTCGGCCGCGAACTCCTCACACGTGACGCCGGCGACCTCGCGGCTGAATGTGACTAGGCGAACGGCGTCGACACCCAGCTCCGCGAGCAGTCCGAGCTTGTGACGCAAAGTGGTCAGTTGAGGTGTTGAGGCCTCCGGCCGCAGGACGGACACCGGATGCGGATCAAACGTGAGAACGACGAAGGGCAGGTTCCGGCGCGACGCGTCGGCTCTGGCGCGCGCCAAGATTGAGCGATGTCCTAGGTGAACTCCGTCGAACACTCCCACCGACACGACACTGGGCTGCCCGAAGGGCGGGTCACCGTCTCTGAGTACGGGAAGCGGGTCGCTGGTTCTCGCGGACTGGCTCATGAAACGACCTTGCCCCGCCCCGCCCGTTTGTCCGGCACGACCATCCGGTAGCGCCACTGTCCTTCCACGCTGTCGGCCACCGCCAGAAGGTCCGCGCCTGAGTCCAGGAGCGCAACGGGTCCGCTATCCGCCACGCCGGAGGGGACTCGCGTGCCTGACAGCACTGGACCGGGGTCACCCACAACCACAGTTGGCAGGACTTGGCCAGCGACGACTCCCGCCGGGATGAGATCCGGGCGGTTGGCCTCCACGTAGTCCAGAGTCCGAGCCTGAGACACCAAGAAGGGTCCAACTGAGGTCCGGCGTAGCGATGTCAAGTGGCCGCCCACTCCGAGACTCGCGCCGAGGTCCCGGGCCAGCGCGCGTACATATGTTCCGGACGACACTCGCACGCGAACGTCCACGTCCAGCACTTGCACTGCGTCGAAGACAGCGGCGGACGTGCGCAGAATCTCGAACGAATGGACTGTGACGGCCCTGGCCGACAGCTCAACGGCTTGACCAGCGCGCACGAGCCGGTAGGCACGAGTACCCGCCACTTTGATCGCGGAAACAGACGACGGCCGCTGCTGGATCTCCCCAGTCAAGGCACAGACACCTTGAGCCAGCGGCAATTCCGGAGAGGCGCCATCAGAAGACGTCACCTCGCCCTCAGCGTCGTCGGTTGTTGTGCTGACTCCCAATCGAATTGTCGCGTCGTACTCCTTGTCCACCCCACCCAGGAAGGTCAGCAACCGGGTCGCGCTCCCGACCCCGACGACGAGCAAGCCAGTGGCTACCGGGTCAAGGGTTCCCGCGTGCCCAACCTTCCGCGTCCCGTATGCCTTACGA is a window encoding:
- a CDS encoding TIGR04053 family radical SAM/SPASM domain-containing protein is translated as MRTPTPRSYTDKPLLVFWEMTKACPLACRHCRATAQHAPLAGELSTSEGMRFLDSLAGFGAPAPVLILTGGDPLARPDFLPLVRHAKSLDYRVALAPAVSDAFSGQILDDLLEAGVRTVSMSLDGAKPETHEGVRQVSAHFSQTLAKISELVGRGYTVQINTTVMVGNAPELAAIAELLHDLRVDIWEVFFLIRVGRGTDQLALSAEQCEDVAHFLYDAAAYGFIVRTVEAPLFRRVVTWRNSPEAQTVDVAEHFGLGSLYRSLSMDLITRLGDPARGRKATTSGTRDGDGILFVGHDGQVLPAGFLPLPLGNVRERSVVDIYRNHPVLRRIRAAEFAGRCGSCEFRRVCGGSRSRAFAETGNPLGEDPACVYQPLPGQPAT
- a CDS encoding bifunctional riboflavin kinase/FAD synthetase, whose protein sequence is MSQSARTSDPLPVLRDGDPPFGQPSVVSVGVFDGVHLGHRSILARARADASRRNLPFVVLTFDPHPVSVLRPEASTPQLTTLRHKLGLLAELGVDAVRLVTFSREVAGVTCEEFAAEYLTGQLSAKLVVVGSNFRFGHMAVGDVAVLTEQGEMDGFSVDSVGLAADESGSVWSSTAIRALVMRGDVAEASVGLARPHRVEGMVVPGDGRGKSLGFPTANVAVHESSSVPHDGVYAAWLVVDPYGEPRRHAAAVSVGANVTFGGAARRVEAHALDRADLGLAGKYVAVDFIEHLRPMRKFDSVTELKAAIAWDVKSARRILTA
- the truB gene encoding tRNA pseudouridine(55) synthase TruB; translation: MSTDGILLVDKPAGITSHGVVARIRKAYGTRKVGHAGTLDPVATGLLVVGVGSATRLLTFLGGVDKEYDATIRLGVSTTTDDAEGEVTSSDGASPELPLAQGVCALTGEIQQRPSSVSAIKVAGTRAYRLVRAGQAVELSARAVTVHSFEILRTSAAVFDAVQVLDVDVRVRVSSGTYVRALARDLGASLGVGGHLTSLRRTSVGPFLVSQARTLDYVEANRPDLIPAGVVAGQVLPTVVVGDPGPVLSGTRVPSGVADSGPVALLDSGADLLAVADSVEGQWRYRMVVPDKRAGRGKVVS